The region ttttttttttttataattgggtaGAAGAAAACGCTCGTGGGAGGAAATAAACCCACAACCTTGACAGTTTGTTATCCAGCGCTTAcaccatttgagctacagctcaTTGGTATAAGTTTAGGTTATTGAATGAGTAATGTGGATTAATTAATCATGTtaatattttgtcatttttgagagaaatagaaaaataaaggaGATTTTTAGGTGGACAAATAGCCATAAACCAAGAATTGGGAATTGATTATGGCTGTTAAAATCAGTACGGTCCAACCgattcaattgaaaaaaattataaaaaaaataattgactcaTTTGGTTACTTAATGACCTTATCGATCCAGAATCAGATTGTAGATTTGTGCGgtaattttttcctttttctttttaaaaagaatttaaggTAAACATTTTTCCATTTTATAATCTGTGtttaatttagatttatttaaaatttgaattttattattttccaaattaaagtttaaattctttttacCTTAATAACTCAAGCTTTACATGATCTGTTTCTTCTATAACTTTTACTCTATGTTAAAATCAAGGTAgtttcatttgatatttttatttaaataaatgttcAATTGATGATAATAGTATATCATAGTAACATTAATAAAATTGAtctgatttgtttttaaaattatgttaaaattgcatttaattttttttagaaattttgttattattctatatttaatattttaaaaaataactttatgatgttttaaacatttaaaaatatgctattccattatttataatattttaatttataattatcaattttaagtAAACTTCTGATCAAGATTTGACAACTGTATATATATGGAGGTGATGTGACATAGTTAGCGCccattatataatttatattctaaaatttttaaaatctcaaCTTGTATTCATGTTCACAATTATTAAGCTAAAAGTGGTCAAATCTCTACAAACCTAAATATAATAATGTCTCTATAAGATATCAATCGCTATCAAGAAAAAATATACTACTACAAATTAACCAAGCAAATATATATTTACATTcacatttaaataaaagaatagTCTGCGTGTACATACATTTCATTCACACTTCACATGAACTTTCAACCCttaattttaaatgaacaaCGAAATTGCTTACAAGTTACAGCgtaatctttttattaattaattatctaattaattcGTTGACGTGCATGAAactttcaattaattaatattatataattttctttgGTTACACACGAAGCAccaaatttgattatatatatgcACAAGTACATCACAATATATATCATAAACTTCATACAAATTGCTACCTAGCTCAAAAAAAACCACCTCCAAAAATCCTCATGGCCACCACCGATAAGCATACCCCAGAAGCTGCACTATATACCACAGCACCACCGGCAGCACGTCGGGAGTATGTCGGTGTTGATGTCGGTCTTAGGGTTTTTCTGTTTGCAACTACCCTAACTGGGATTATTGTCATGTCTACTGCCAAGCAAACGGTGTTGACTCCGGTGCCCGGAGTGCCTGGTCTTGTAGTGCCTATCGAAGCAAAATTTGATAATTCGCCGGCATTCCTGTgagtaattaatttatattttttaaatcatttttatcCATTTTGGTCATAATTAATTCAACTACTTTATAATTGATGTATGTCGTGAACTTAATTATCTTTCAAATCccataataaattcaaattaagaCATGTTTCTGCTTCATTACCTAATTAgtactataaaaaattaaaaagttggtTGAGATCATTATGAAGGCAGGTTTAATCGCACAACCCATAAGGCTGAAAATAACAGCCAAAAATTAGCAAAAATAGGCTGCCACATAAGTATTTTGCTGAAAAACTTTTtgttgaaatgaaattaaaatttaataatcggAACGCATGTAACAAATCAAAGTTTGATCACTAAATTGCAATAAAGCAATAATTTGATACTTTGAGAATCAATTAACCTCAAAATTACCATAAAGCTGATGATATTATTTAAGGTGATTAGATAAGTATtagttgaattttaaatttttggaaaaaaaaattgagaattgAGCTGATTCAATTAACAAACTTCTAGCTAATTGTCAAGAATGATGGCTACTTGTAAAGTTGCCGTATAAATAGTGTAATTAACTTTCGTTGGTGAACGACCAGGGCTATGTCAAACTTGTTTTCGTGTATAAGTCttccaaaattaattaaatacaaatatcTGTATTTGGCCATTAATGAATAATGACTAAAtacttattaattatacaaatctCACTTTGttgacttttatttttcataattttaaataaatatagaatatttaaataaaaattataatttttagttaaatattCTATATTTATGTAGTAAAAGTTATCAAATaaattcacattttttaaatattgtcaATCGAGAAATAAATAGTcttttaacaaaatatataagAGAATTAcagtttaaaaaacaaaaaaaaaggtatttattCAGTACATTTTCAATTAAAGTGTGATGATGCTAAGTGaaggtttatttaatttatattggcATTGTGCAGATACTATTTAGCAGCATTATCAGTAGCTTGCCTATACAGTATCATCACAACACTGGCATCTCTTGGGGTCATTGCTAAGCCAACTTATGCAGCAAAATTCTTGTTCTATTATGCAATTTGGGATGTGGTATGTTTAATTTCTACCCACTTTCTTACTTTGGAGTCATATACCTGTGCATGGGCCTGGATATCCGTCCACCTTGGAAAGTCTTAGaaacctaattttaataataaattcaatttgaatTTGAGCCTCCGTTAAACCCTCTTTTTGCAAGTGGGGctgaactttaaattttaactaatcttCCACCTAAATGGGCTTAAAAAAAGATTTTGTTCGAAGCTGGAAcaaatttgaataataaaaatagattgAAATTGGACTAGAGTCGGGTTTGAAACTTATATATAGAAGAGTCGTGCCTGATTGGGTCCGGCCCAAATCCGCAATTTCGCCCATGACAGGTCTAGAGTAAACTTGGTCATGGACCGGGCTTGAATGGGTTTGGACTGAACCAACCGAGCTCGACTCTTTTAAATTCGAGATGAAGTTTGGTTCGACCTCCAATTTACTACCCACCTCGGTCTAGTCTAGATTCCACTGTACTTTGCATATTGAAGATTGagactaatttaatttatgttacAAAATTATAATGCAGCTGATCATGGGGCTCGTAGTCGCGGCGACGGGTTCTGCCGGAGCGGTAGCATATGTTGGGTTGAAGGGAAATAAGCATACAGGATGGGGGAAGGTGTGCCATGTTTACGGAACATTCTGCAAGCACATAGGAAGTGCAGTTGCAATGTCATTGATTTCATCAATAGTGCTTGTTTTGCTCATTATGGTTTCAATTTGGTCCCTCTACATTAGGGCTCGTAAAGCACAATAGACACATTTCAAGCTCTTTAATTACATGTCTAATTCTTTGTGGCCGCCTCAATGATCTTTTTAAGTAGTGTTGTTGTGTGTTCAGTTCAGTGTAAAACCTAGAGGTTTCTTTGATTGTAAAGTGTAAGTTCTGTTCCTAagagtttgattttatttgtttatagaTTCCACTTAATTTCTTAAATC is a window of Mercurialis annua linkage group LG2, ddMerAnnu1.2, whole genome shotgun sequence DNA encoding:
- the LOC126666890 gene encoding CASP-like protein 1D1; translated protein: MATTDKHTPEAALYTTAPPAARREYVGVDVGLRVFLFATTLTGIIVMSTAKQTVLTPVPGVPGLVVPIEAKFDNSPAFLYYLAALSVACLYSIITTLASLGVIAKPTYAAKFLFYYAIWDVLIMGLVVAATGSAGAVAYVGLKGNKHTGWGKVCHVYGTFCKHIGSAVAMSLISSIVLVLLIMVSIWSLYIRARKAQ